A genomic segment from Necator americanus strain Aroian chromosome III, whole genome shotgun sequence encodes:
- a CDS encoding hypothetical protein (NECATOR_CHRIII.G11592.T1) — MLVRLGTLNVGTLTDKSPELADNLRKRRVDTCRVQKTRWKDSKSGELGDGYKLTYHGTSNRNGASEYSAILNETLGNSVTAVDRQSNRLMAVKVDTREMELRVFSVYAPQVGCSEEEKAFGKTWSSTSNPIWWKTRQPEDRGAYLAEKKEAKKAVSKAKSDRYKAVYGMFDTREGEWAMYRLITARYRSTLDMEHTKIVKRADDAILSRQTQLYFVNRIVAEGRTSDVWQSSMTVPIWKGKGDIAECTSYKPI, encoded by the exons atgCTAG tgcgcttgggaacacttaacgttgggacgcttaccgACAAAAGTCCTGAACTGGCAGACAATCttagaaaacgccgtgttgacacaTGCCGTGTACAgaagactcgctggaaagacTCCAAGTCgggggaattaggcgatggctataAACTTACCTatcacggcacatcaaatcgcaatggcgcTAGTGAATATAGCGCTATATTGAACGAGACGCTCGGAAacagcgtcacagcggtggatcggCAATCGAATCGCCTAATGGCAGTAAAAGTAGACACAAGAGAGATGGAATTGCGTGTCTTTTCTGTTTATGCGCCACAggtgggctgtagtgaagaagagaaggcttttgggaagacctggagcagtacgtccaatccaaTCTGGTGGAAgacacgtcagcctgaagatcgtggtgcttacctagcggagAAGaaggaggctaagaaggcagtctccaaggcgaagtcggaccgctacaaggctgtatACGGCATGTTCGATACTAGAGAAGGCGAGTGGGCAATGTATCGTTTAATCACAGCGCGTTACCGCTcgacgttggatatggagcacacaaAGATCGTTAAGAGAGCTGATGACGCCATTCTGTCTCGCCAAACACAACTCTATTTTGTGAACaggatcgttgcagaaggacggacttcagacgtttggcaaagtTCCATGACCGTGCCtatctggaaagggaaaggagacattgcagAATGCACTTCGTACAAACCTATATAA
- a CDS encoding hypothetical protein (NECATOR_CHRIII.G11592.T2), protein MLGSPPEATLIVLARTICEGYLLEDGAGQRNNLRKRRVDTCRVQKTRWKDSKSGELGDGYKLTYHGTSNRNGASEYSAILNETLGNSVTAVDRQSNRLMAVKVDTREMELRVFSVYAPQVGCSEEEKAFGKTWSSTSNPIWWKTRQPEDRGAYLAEKKEAKKAVSKAKSDRYKAVYGMFDTREGEWAMYRLITARYRSTLDMEHTKIVKRADDAILSRQTQLYFVNRIVAEGRTSDVWQSSMTVPIWKGKGDIAECTSYKPI, encoded by the exons atgCTAGGTAGtcccccagaagcgacgctcATTGTCCTGGCCCGGACAATATGCGAGGGTTACCTGCTAGAGGacggagccggccaaagaa ACAATCttagaaaacgccgtgttgacacaTGCCGTGTACAgaagactcgctggaaagacTCCAAGTCgggggaattaggcgatggctataAACTTACCTatcacggcacatcaaatcgcaatggcgcTAGTGAATATAGCGCTATATTGAACGAGACGCTCGGAAacagcgtcacagcggtggatcggCAATCGAATCGCCTAATGGCAGTAAAAGTAGACACAAGAGAGATGGAATTGCGTGTCTTTTCTGTTTATGCGCCACAggtgggctgtagtgaagaagagaaggcttttgggaagacctggagcagtacgtccaatccaaTCTGGTGGAAgacacgtcagcctgaagatcgtggtgcttacctagcggagAAGaaggaggctaagaaggcagtctccaaggcgaagtcggaccgctacaaggctgtatACGGCATGTTCGATACTAGAGAAGGCGAGTGGGCAATGTATCGTTTAATCACAGCGCGTTACCGCTcgacgttggatatggagcacacaaAGATCGTTAAGAGAGCTGATGACGCCATTCTGTCTCGCCAAACACAACTCTATTTTGTGAACaggatcgttgcagaaggacggacttcagacgtttggcaaagtTCCATGACCGTGCCtatctggaaagggaaaggagacattgcagAATGCACTTCGTACAAACCTATATAA
- a CDS encoding hypothetical protein (NECATOR_CHRIII.G11593.T1), translating into MRVLADDKSLEKSVARYGDADLEVDNRRNAKRQSIERYCTLGVVPITEKMKEARLSWFGHVSRKEENSIAKTALKLHVSGARPRGTPRMRWLDLVKLDMIDPCFCAGEAMDGTE; encoded by the coding sequence atgcgagtgctggccgacgacaAAAGCCTTGAAAAGAgtgttgcacgctatggagatgcggaccTTGAGGTGGACAATAGGCgtaacgctaaaagacaaAGTATCGAACGATACTGTACGCTCGGCGTCGTTCCGATAactgaaaagatgaaagaggcgcgactgagttggtttggtcacgtctcgcggaaagaggaaaattctattgccaaaaccgctctgaagcttcACGTTTCAGGCGCTAGACCGCGCGGGACACCAAGGATGCGCTGGTTGGACcttgtgaagctggatatgatagatccGTGCTTTTGTGCAGGTGAAGCGATGGATGGAACCGAATGa